One genomic window of Arvicola amphibius chromosome 4, mArvAmp1.2, whole genome shotgun sequence includes the following:
- the Ccdc43 gene encoding coiled-coil domain-containing protein 43: MAAPSEVAPAVLGEGDGGGFGSWLDGRLEALGVDRAVYGAYILGVLREEEEEEKLDALQGILSAFLEEDSLLDICKEIVERWSQTQNVITKVKKEDEVQAIATLIEKQAQIVVKPRMVQKRRGRGKPPAGPVADVTDEEDEADEKDDPTANIGSDKLLFRNTNVEDVLNARKLERDSLRDESQRKKEQDRLQREKDKLAKQERKEKEKKRTQRGERKR, translated from the exons ATGGCGGCGCCCAGCGAAGTGGCCCCGGCAGTCCTCGGTGAAGGCGATGGCGGGGGGTTTGGGTCCTGGTTGGACGGACGGTTGGAGGCGCTGGGAGTGGACCGAGCCGTTTATGGCGCTTACATCCTTGGTGTCCtgcgggaggaggaggaggaagagaagctggACGCCCTGCAAGGTAtcctctctgctttcctg GAAGAAGATTCCCTCCTTGATATATGTAAGGAAATTGTGGAACGATGGTCACAAACGCAAAATGTCATCACCAAAGTGAAAAAAGAAG ATGAGGTTCAGGCCATCGCCACCTTGATTGAGAAGCAAGCACAGATCGTGGTGAAGCCCAGGATGGTTcagaagaggagaggcagaggaaagccgCCTGCTGGCCCAGTTGCCGATGTGACAGACGAAGAGGA CGAAGCAGATGAGAAAGATGATCCGACAGCAAACATCGGTTCTGACAAAC TTCTTTTCCGAAACACCAATGTGGAAGATGTTCTCAATGCTCGGAAATTGGAACGAGACTCGCTTCGGGACGAGTCccaaaggaagaaggaacaggaCAGGCTGCAGCGGGAGAAGGACAAACTAGCCAAGCAGGAGCgcaaggagaaggaaaagaaaaggacacagagaGGGGAACGCAAGCGATAA